The Rhodothermus marinus DSM 4252 DNA segment CGTTCTTCTACGGGTGCTTCGGTCAGTTGCATGGCTGTCTCTGGCTCGTTTGGTAGGTGCAGTGAAAATATAGGAGGAAGTTGTTGGATTCGAAAGCGCTTCCGAAGAAAATCTTGCCGAAAAATTTCTCCGGGTCGAACGCGGTGCGTTCAGGCCAGCGCCTCGAGCAGGATTTCCGCCGGGTGCAGCGCCCGCCGCCCCGTCGTATCCTGAATCTGCGCGCGGCACGAAGTGCCGGGGGCTGCAATGAGCGTGCCGTCGTCGGCCGCCCGCACGGCTGGCGCCAGCCGCCGCTCGGCCATCTTCAGCGAAATGTCCACGTGTTCCTTTTCGTACCCGAAAGCGCCGGCCATGCCGCAGCAGCTCGTATCGAGCACTTCGACCGTGTAACCAGGCAGCGCCAGCACCCGGGCGGCCGCCTGGGTCCCGACCAGCGCCTTCTGGTGGCAATGGCCGTGCAGCAGCACCCGCCGCGGCGTGTCGGTCCAGCGCACCCCGTCGAGCCGGCCTTCGTCGGCCAGCCGGGCCACGTATTCCTCGAAGGTGAACACACTGCGCGCCAGCGCGCGGGCCCGCGGATCGCCCGGCAGCAGGGCGAGCAGTTCGTCGCGAAACGTCAGAATGCAACTCGGCTCGAGCCCGACGATCGGCCAGCCCTGCTCTACGTAAGGATGCAGGCGTTCGACGGCGTCGAGTACCTGCCGCTGCGCCTCGCTGAGCAATCCCTTGGAGATGAGCGGCCGGCCGCAACAGGCTTTTTCGTCGGGCACCACCACCTGAAGGCCCAGCCTCCAGAAAAACTCGGTGGCCGCCCGCGCGACCTCGGGATGATGGTAGTTGTTGAACGTGTCGGCAAAGAGCACGACGGTCGGTCCGTCGCTCGTGCGCTGCTGCCTGCGGAACCAGTGTGTGAACGGCTCGACGGCAAAGGTGGGCAACTGTCGCCGGGCGCTGATGCCCAGCGTCCAGTCCATCACCCGACGCACAAGCGGGTTGCGCAGGCCGAAGTTGGCCAGCCGGGCCTTCCAGCCGCCCCCGATCCACCGGGCCAGCCGGGGCTGGTGGGCAAACAGCCGCACGCGCAGCGGCACCCCGTTCGCCTCCCAGTACTTGGCCAGCCACTCCGCCTTGATGCGGGCCATGTCCACGTTCGACGGACACTCGGTCTTGCAGCCCTTGCACTGCACGCACAGGTCCATCACTTCGTAGAGCGCCTCGCCCGTCAGTTCTTCGACGGGAAGCGCCCCGGACATCACCGAACGCAGCGCATTGGCCCGTCCGCGCGTCGTGTGCCGCTCGTCGCGCGTGACCATGTAGCTCGGGCACATGACGCCGCTTTCCAGCTTACGGCAGGCGCCGTTGCCGTTGCACTGCTCGACGGCCCGCGCAAAGCCCCCTTCTTCCGACCAGTCCAGTTCCTCAATCAGTTCGATGGTGTGATAGGTGGGCCCCATGCGCAGGTTTTCCGTCAGCGGGGGCGTATCGATGATCTTGCCCGGATTGAGCAGGCCGTCCGGGTCGAAGATCTGCTTGAGCCGTCGATACACGTCGCAGAGTTCCGGTCCCAGAAACGCCTCGTTGAGCGCGCCCCGCACGATGCCGTCGCCGTGCTCGGACGCAAGCACACCGCCGTACTTTTTGACCAGCTCCATGGAGCCGACGGCGATGTCGCGCATTTTTTCCACCTCGCGGGCGTCCTTCGTGTTGATGAAGGGGCGGATGTGCAGGCAGCCCGCCGAAGCGTGCGCGTAGAAGACGGCGCGGGTGTTCGTCTCCTGAAGCAGCCGTTCCAGGTCGGCCACATAGTCGGCCAGGTGCTCGACGGGCACGGCGGCGTCTTCGATGATCGGGATCGGCTTGTGGTCGCCTTTGACCCCCATCACCAGCCCCACCCCTTCGCTGCGGACGTTCCAGACGTTCCGGATGTGCTCGGGCTGAAGGGCCCGCACCACGGCATAGCCCTGACCGGCCCGCCGAAGCGTCGCTTCCAGCACGTCCAGCCGATGCACCAGCTCCTCCTCGCTTTCGCCGAAGTATTCGGTGATGAGCACGGCGCCCGGATCTCCCTGAATGAACGTGGCCAGCAGCGGCGCGTAGCCCGGCGCGTGGCGCGTGGCTTCGATGGCCACGCCGTCAAATAGCTCGACGGCCGACGGCTCGGTCTCCAGGATGGTCGTTACGGCACGCAGCGCCTCGTCGCGCGTGTGGAAGTGGACCACGCCCAGCGCCGTCCGCTTCGGACGCGGCACCAGCTTCACGGTCAGTTCGGTCACGACGGCCAGCGTGCCTTCGCTTCCGCAGAGCAGTTGCGCCAGGTTACGCTCGGCCGGATCCAGCAGATATTCGAGCCGGTAGCCGCTGTTGCGGCGCCAGTGGCGCGGCGTGTCGCGGGCGATGACGTCGCCTTTTTCGCGCAGCAGGGCGTCCAGCTCGCGATAGAGCCGGCCTTCGGGTCCATCGCGGCGCGTGCGCTCGGCCCAGGCGTCGGCCGAAAGTGGCTCGAAGTGCACGGGCGTCCCGTCGGCCAGCAGTGCCTCGACCGCGTGCACGTGCCGGATCATGTTGCCGTACAGAATGGAGTGGGCACCGGTCGAATTGTTGGCGAGCATGCCGCCCAGGGTGGCACGCCCTCCGCTGGCAGGATCAGGCCCCACCATCAGGCCGTAGGGCTGCAGCGCCTTGTTGAGCTGCTCCAGCGGGCACCCCGGCTCCACCCGAACCCACCGTTCTTCCGCATTGATTTCCAGAATGCGGTGCAGGCGTGGCGTGAAGTCGATCACCAGCGCTTCGTTGACGGCCTGGCCGGCCAGCGACGAACCGCCGCCGCGCGGCAGCACCGGAATGCCGAATTCCTGCGCCAGCTCCAGCGCGGCCTGCACGTCGTCGGCATGCGCGGGCAGCAGCACACCGACCGGTTCCATCCGATAGATGCTGGCGTCGGTCGCGTAAAGCGCCCGCGTCATCGGGTCCATGCAGAGCGATCCGCGAAGACGTGGACGCAGCCGGGCGGCAAATTCTTCCAGGCGTTCGGTCGAAAGGATGGGGCGGGTGGGGCGAACCAGCGTTTCCATGACAGAATTTCCTGCGTAAAACGAACCGGCTACTTCACAACTCCAGCGGCTCGCCGGAGCGCGGCATCCATACGTTTACTTCGGGATAGAAAAACTGGATGTTGTCGGCCATCCATTCACGCGCATCTTCGTCGCCGTGCACCAGGATCACATGGCGGGGCTGGAGACGCTCGACCAGCCGCAGCAGGTCGCGGCGATGGCTGTGGCCGCTGAAGCGGAAACGTGCCACCTCGCAGCGGAGCGATTGCGGCCCGCGTTGCTCGTCGAGCACGATCTCTTCGGCGCCGGCTTCGGCGGCGGCCAGCAGTCGCCCGGCCGGCGAGTCTTCCCGGGCGAATCCTACCAGAAAGATCGCGTGCCGCTCGTCTTCCACCAGCAGTTGCGCCATTCGGTTCGAGAGCGACCGCTCGAACATCATCCCGCTGCTGAGCACGTAGATGGCCGGCTCGGCCAGCGCCTGCCGCACGGCCTCCAGGCGCCGGGGCAGCCGCCGCTGCTCGACGCGGAACACCTCGAACGACGGATCGAGCCGGGGTGTGACGAAGCGCGTCCGATCATACAGGTCGGCAATGGCCCGCATGGTCCCGGCCGTATAGACGGGCACGTCGGCGGGCAGTACCTTTTCCCGCTTGAGTCGGTCGATCACGGCCAGCACTTCCTGGGCCCGCCCGAGCGCAAAGGCCGGCACCAGTACGCTGCCGCCCCGATCCAGCACACGCCGCACCGCTTCGCCGAAGCGCTCCTCCTCCAGGCGGCGCGTGGTGCGTTCGGCCTCGGGATCGGCTCCGGCCGTCGATTCCAGAATGAGCACATCGACCGGCTCCTCCGGGTAGTCGCCTCCCGGGATGATGGCCTGCGGCCGGAGGTTGGTGTCGCTCGTGTAGAACACACGCTGGCGACGGCCGTCTTCTTCGTGCGTCAGCAACACGCCGGCCGATCCCAGCACATGGCCGGCATGGTAGAAGCGGGCGCGCACGGGCGAGCGCCCTCGTAGGCCCGTCACACTGAAGTCCTGTCCCGGCTCGTGCGTCAGGTAGAGGTAGCTGTAGCCCTCCAGTTGCTTTTCGTCGAAAAGCGGACCGTAGCTCGAGCGGCCTTCCTGCAGGCGGCGACGTTGCAGGCGAGCCGAGGCGGGCAGCAGCAGATCGGCAAGCTGGCGCGTGACGCGCGTCATGTGAACCAGCACGTGCGGAAACTCGCGGAGCAGGACCGGCAACGCCCCGATGTGGTCGTGATGCGCGTGCGTGACGATGGCGTGATCGATGTACCAGTCCGGGTTGCGGTGGATCAGCTCGAAGCGCGGCAGGCTCTCGGGTCCTTCCTCGTTCGGATCGACCCCCACGTCGAGCACGAGTCCCGTCCCGTCCAGCTTCACAAAATAGCAGTTGGCCCCGATCGCCTCGGTATCACCCAGCGCGACGAAGATCATCTGAGGTTGTGCCTTGCCATTAAGCGCATGCAATGAAGCAACTCCTGTTCAAATCGTTTCAGGCTGCACGACCAAACCGGCGCTCGAAATTTTTTGTTTCCCTGTTCGAACGCGCTTCACGTTGGCCGCTGACCGTA contains these protein-coding regions:
- a CDS encoding FAD-binding and (Fe-S)-binding domain-containing protein gives rise to the protein METLVRPTRPILSTERLEEFAARLRPRLRGSLCMDPMTRALYATDASIYRMEPVGVLLPAHADDVQAALELAQEFGIPVLPRGGGSSLAGQAVNEALVIDFTPRLHRILEINAEERWVRVEPGCPLEQLNKALQPYGLMVGPDPASGGRATLGGMLANNSTGAHSILYGNMIRHVHAVEALLADGTPVHFEPLSADAWAERTRRDGPEGRLYRELDALLREKGDVIARDTPRHWRRNSGYRLEYLLDPAERNLAQLLCGSEGTLAVVTELTVKLVPRPKRTALGVVHFHTRDEALRAVTTILETEPSAVELFDGVAIEATRHAPGYAPLLATFIQGDPGAVLITEYFGESEEELVHRLDVLEATLRRAGQGYAVVRALQPEHIRNVWNVRSEGVGLVMGVKGDHKPIPIIEDAAVPVEHLADYVADLERLLQETNTRAVFYAHASAGCLHIRPFINTKDAREVEKMRDIAVGSMELVKKYGGVLASEHGDGIVRGALNEAFLGPELCDVYRRLKQIFDPDGLLNPGKIIDTPPLTENLRMGPTYHTIELIEELDWSEEGGFARAVEQCNGNGACRKLESGVMCPSYMVTRDERHTTRGRANALRSVMSGALPVEELTGEALYEVMDLCVQCKGCKTECPSNVDMARIKAEWLAKYWEANGVPLRVRLFAHQPRLARWIGGGWKARLANFGLRNPLVRRVMDWTLGISARRQLPTFAVEPFTHWFRRQQRTSDGPTVVLFADTFNNYHHPEVARAATEFFWRLGLQVVVPDEKACCGRPLISKGLLSEAQRQVLDAVERLHPYVEQGWPIVGLEPSCILTFRDELLALLPGDPRARALARSVFTFEEYVARLADEGRLDGVRWTDTPRRVLLHGHCHQKALVGTQAAARVLALPGYTVEVLDTSCCGMAGAFGYEKEHVDISLKMAERRLAPAVRAADDGTLIAAPGTSCRAQIQDTTGRRALHPAEILLEALA
- a CDS encoding MBL fold metallo-hydrolase codes for the protein MIFVALGDTEAIGANCYFVKLDGTGLVLDVGVDPNEEGPESLPRFELIHRNPDWYIDHAIVTHAHHDHIGALPVLLREFPHVLVHMTRVTRQLADLLLPASARLQRRRLQEGRSSYGPLFDEKQLEGYSYLYLTHEPGQDFSVTGLRGRSPVRARFYHAGHVLGSAGVLLTHEEDGRRQRVFYTSDTNLRPQAIIPGGDYPEEPVDVLILESTAGADPEAERTTRRLEEERFGEAVRRVLDRGGSVLVPAFALGRAQEVLAVIDRLKREKVLPADVPVYTAGTMRAIADLYDRTRFVTPRLDPSFEVFRVEQRRLPRRLEAVRQALAEPAIYVLSSGMMFERSLSNRMAQLLVEDERHAIFLVGFAREDSPAGRLLAAAEAGAEEIVLDEQRGPQSLRCEVARFRFSGHSHRRDLLRLVERLQPRHVILVHGDEDAREWMADNIQFFYPEVNVWMPRSGEPLEL